A part of Rhodamnia argentea isolate NSW1041297 chromosome 8, ASM2092103v1, whole genome shotgun sequence genomic DNA contains:
- the LOC125316315 gene encoding disease resistance protein L6-like, with protein sequence MVHLSFGHSFAELVALILLPGLAFYLLNKKKAGARRNEEDADTGAPGSMTPPTEANSDGSSSFPTETNDGGSTSSPMETNNGASSSSPTETNNSASSSSTATTGNRYEVFLSFRGPDTRYGFTSHLYKGLHDAGIDTFRDEEELPQGEDIGPEILAAITKSQILIPILSEGYGTSSWCLNELAQIMKCKNDNGQMVLPVFYKVKAADVGHQIGNFGKAFHEREERLLERPSFDRTSLEKWKKALGEVSTLKGYEADG encoded by the exons ATGGTTCATCTCAGTTTTGGGCATTCTTTCGCCGAGCTCGTGGCACTGATCCTTCTCCCCGGGCTTGCTTTTTATcttctcaataagaagaaagctgGTGCTCGtagaaatgaagaagatgctgatacTGGCGCACCTGGTTCGATGACTCCGCCGACAGAAGCTAATTCTGATGGATCTAGTTCGTTTCCGACAGAAACTAATGACGGTGGATCTACTTCGTCTCCGATGGAAACTAATAATG GCGCATCTAGTTCATCTCCGACAGAAACTAACAACAGTGCATCTAGTTCGTCGACCGCGACTACTGGAAACCGCTAtgaggtgttcttgagcttcagaggcccaGATACTCGATATGGCTTCACAAGTCACCTCTACAAGGGGCTCCATGATGCTGGAATTGATACTTTCAGAGACGAAGAGGAGCTCCCCCAAGGCGAGGACATCGGACCAGAGATTTTAGCAGCCATCACGAAGAGTCAGATCCTGATCCCCATTTTGTCCGAGGGTTACGGTACAAGCAGCTGGTGCCTGAATGAACTGGCTCAAATAATGAAGTGCAAGAATGATAATGGGCAAATGGTGTTGCCTGTATTCTATAAAGTGAAAGCAGCTGACGTGGGACATCAAATcgggaattttggaaaagcaTTTCATGAGCGTGAGGAGCGTTTGCTTGAGAGGCCTTCTTTTGACCGAACGAGCTTGGAGAAATGGAAGAAAGCACTCGGTGAAGTCAGTACCTTGAAAGGATACGAAGCcgatgggtaa
- the LOC115748180 gene encoding putative RING-H2 finger protein ATL69, which yields MSSSADPPATTGVGLGYGIAIAVSLLVLISTIMLASYACVRVKSHNLRATSDGDADAADPSPHAAETAVTVGMEGEAIETHYPKLVLGESKRLPKHNEGGPCSICLAEYEAKDVIRCVPECSHCFHADCAEAWLRVSATCPLCRRLPAAMPLATPLSELVPLATNPR from the coding sequence ATGTCCTCCTCCGCCGACCCCCCGGCGACGACCGGAGTCGGCCTCGGGTACGGCATCGCCATCGCCGTGAGCCTCCTCGTCCTCATCTCCACCATCATGCTCGCCTCCTACGCCTGCGTCCGCGTCAAGTCCCACAACCTCCGTGCCACCTCCGACGGCGACGCCGATGCGGCGGACCCGAGTCCGCACGCGGCGGAGACCGCGGTGACGGTGGGGATGGAAGGGGAGGCTATAGAGACGCACTACCCGAAGTTGGTGCTGGGGGAGAGCAAGAGGCTGCCGAAGCACAACGAGGGGGGTCCTTGCTCGATATGCTTGGCCGAGTATGAAGCCAAGGACGTGATACGGTGCGTCCCGGAGTGCAGCCACTGCTTCCACGCCGACTGCGCCGAGGCGTGGCTCAGGGTCAGCGCCACGTGCCCGCTGTGCCGGCGCTTGCCGGCTGCCATGCCGCTCGCCACACCACTATCCGAGCTGGTCCCCCTCGCTACCAATCCCAGGTGA
- the LOC115748103 gene encoding disease resistance protein RUN1-like, translating to MWDACGFFPEEGIEVLRFMSLIKIGDYQELLMHDQLRDLGREIVHEENRREPRNRSRLWDSEEVKKVLKENKGTRNIEAIDPSGGSSKGFGEIAKQDDNIYTGEQFKNLTSLRFLRMEEGAHLDGDFKDSMEELKWLRWPIRRMNFKIEETAKKLKFLDLSFCKSLENTEFLSAFKNLEVLILNFCGELRQIDSSIGDMKDLVRLELRSHHRLTKLPEEIGKLKKLEQLRVEYTSNFSHYTGSIGSLRNLEILNIAYSGIEELLDEIGRPRNLRELHVCGCAKLGGKLPESMGSLRNLEILNIAESGVEGLPHGIGRSRNLRELHACGCAKLGGKLPESMGSLENLEILDISGTGVEELPNGIGRPRKLRDLNASYCEYPKGEASESMCNLSSLQRLDFLGCESLQSPPDLPSNLTYLRVTCQSRKLPSLSHLTRLKELEVICGEFIECIQELPSTLLKNSECSQPTGVEESELPQSQNTPFKLEILKFGGCESIEILDVS from the exons ATGTGGGATGCCTGTGGGTTTTTCCCTGAGGAGGGAATTGAAGTATTGAGATTCATGTCATtgataaaaattggagattatCAAGAGCTCTTAATGCATGACCAATTGAGAGATCTTGGTAGAGAAATAGTTCACGAAGAAAATCGGCGGGAGCCTCGTAACCGTAGCAGGTTATGGGACTCCGAGGAAGTCAAGAAAGTGCTAAAGGAAAATAAG GGAACGCGAAATATTGAGGCCATTGATCCGAGTGGAGGCAGCTCAAAAGGCTTCGGCGAAATAGCTAAGCAAGATGACAACATTTACACaggagaacaattcaagaatttgacaAGTCTAAGATTCCTTCGCATGGAGGAAGGGGCACATCTCGATGGAGATTTTAAGGACTCGATGGAGGAGTTAAAATGGCTTCGATGGCCAATACGCCGcatgaattttaaaattgaagag ACGGCAAAGAAACTCAAATTTCTCGACCTTTCCTTTTGTAAATCCTTGGAAAATACGGAATTCCTCTCGGCTTTTAAGAATTTGGAGGTTTTGATCCTCAATTTTTGTGGTGAACTGCGGCAAATCGACTCTTCGATTGGAGACATGAAGGACCTCGTTCGCTTGGAGTTGAGGAGCCATCACCGCCTCACGAAGCTTCCGGAAGAAAtaggtaaattaaaaaaactggAGCAACTCCGCGTAGAATACACTTCGAACTTTTCGCATTACACGGGGAGCATAGGATCTTTGCGCAATCTAGAGATTCTAAACATTGCATACAGTGGTATAGAAGAATTACTCGACGAGATTGGGAGGCCGAGAAATCTCCGAGAATTGCATGTTTGTGGATGCGCAAAATTGGGAGGGAAACTTCCGGAAAGCATGGGGTCTTTGcggaatctagaaattctaaatattgcGGAAAGTGGTGTAGAAGGATTACCCCATGGTATTGGGAGGTCGAGAAATCTTCGAGAATTACATGCTTGTGGATGCGCAAAATTGGGAGGAAAACTTCCCGAAAGCATggggtctttggagaatctagaaattctagatatttctgGAACCGGTGTAGAAGAATTACCGAACGGTATCGGGAGACCGAGAAAGCTCCGAGATTTAAATGCTTCATATTGCGAATATCCGAAAGGGGAAGCGTCGGAAAGCATGTGCAATCTTTCATCCCTACAACGCCTTGATTTTCTTGGCTGCGAGAGCCTCCAATCGCCGCCGGACCTTCCTTCCAACTTAACATATTTACGCGTCACCTGTCAAAGTCGCAAATTGCCTTCACTCTCCCACCTAACCCGTCTCAAGGAGCTAGAAGTCATTTGCGGTGAATTTATCGAGTGCATCCAGGAGCTTCCATCAACACTACTAAAGAATTCAGAATGCTCCCAACCGACAGGTGTTGAAGAATCGGAATTACCACAATCCCAAAACACTCCCTTCAAGTTGGAAATCTTGAAATTCGGTGGATGTGAATCTATTGAAATACTGGACGTTTCATAG
- the LOC125316314 gene encoding putative adenylate cyclase regulatory protein: MSLERLELPKSEGLKIMHVKYCAKLAEIQGLNRLESLEQMSISGCASIERLNLPKSKSLKYLNAEHCESLVEIRGLGSLEFLEELNLSGCTSFERLPNFCCFDYLKSLNVNGCDKLQDIQSLERFPSRKSLRIGGCKSLAILPNLSSFHGLRELFLSNCHELREIPGLEESISLERIAISGCSSIEILPDLSSCASLMSPIVEDCKKLTEIRGLEKLEQLAEPDIYGCKSLKTIPELSGRRLYQNCKKKPFAYHGRIEFGLDYLDDSNESRY, from the coding sequence ATGTCGCTTGAACGGTTGGAGCTTCCAAAGTCCGAGGGTTTGAAGATAATGCACGTTAAATATTGCGCAAAATTAGCggaaattcaaggcctcaatAGGTTAGAGTCCTTGGAACAAATGAGTATCTCTgggtgcgcttcaattgaaaggttgaaccttccaaaatccaaaagtCTGAAGTACTTAAATGCTGAACATTGTGAAAGCTTAGTCGAAATTCGAGGCCTTGGTAGtttggagttcttggaagagttgaatCTCTCTGGGTGCACTTCCTTTGAAAGGCTACCTAACTTTTGTTGCTTTGACTACCTGAAAAGTTTGAATGTCAACGGCTGTGACAAGCTTCAAGACATACAGAGCCTAGAGAGATTCCCATCCCGCAAAAGTTTACGTATTGGAGGTTGCAAGTCCTTAGCCATATTACCGAACTTGTCAAGTTTTCATGGTTTACGAGAATTGTTCCTGTCAAACTGTCATGAACTTCGAGAGATCCCGGGGCTTGAGGAGTCAATATCTCTAGAACGTATTGCTATCTCGGGATGTTCCTCGATTGAGATCTTACCGGATTTGTCATCGTGTGCCAGCCTGATGAGTCCGATTGTGGAAGATTGCAAGAAATTGACAGAGATTCGAGGGCTCGAGAAACTGGAGCAACTAGCGGAACCGGATATTTACGGATGCAAGTCACTTAAAACAATTCCAGAATTGTCCGGAAGGCGACTTTATCAAAATTGCAAGAAAAAGCCATTTGCATATCATGGGAGGATAGAATTTGGAttggactatttggacgactcGAATGAGTCAAGATACTAG
- the LOC115732428 gene encoding cytosolic sulfotransferase 15-like, translating to MAHQQLSSQSAIVGGEEDDEEAIDELIASLPQRKGVVRPFQSLYQNFWCPTYLLPNVIGFQRHFQAKHKDILLVSQPKSGTTWLKALVFSVVNRSRFDIFSTPLLTSHPHHLVPFFEFQLYGSNPRPDLDGLAEPRLFSTHIPYASLAECAKQSDCRIIYICRNPLDTVVSSWHFYLEMARSQDQPEWSLEEQFETYCQGKTSFGPFWEHMVGYWKESLERPHKVLFLKYEDLKEDIVGQLKKVAGFVGLPFTEVEEEGGVIQQIAKMCSLKTLKDLEVNKSGELPAMIMKVEKRSYFRKGEVGDWVNHLTPSMVDRLSSIMKEKMSPFGLQFNTR from the coding sequence ATGGCACACCAGCAACTTTCTTCGCAGTCCGCCATCGTGGGcggggaagaagatgatgaggaagccATTGATGAACTCATTGCTTCACTTCCCCAAAGGAAAGGCGTGGTTCGTCCTTTCCAGTCCCTCTACCAAAACTTTTGGTGCCCCACCTACCTGCTTCCGAACGTGATTGGGTTCCAGCGGCACTTCCAAGCGAAACACAAGGACATACTCCTGGTTTCTCAGCCCAAATCAGGGACCACCTGGCTCAAGGCCCTGGTGTTCTCCGTCGTCAACCGCTCCCGCTTCGACATCTTCAGCACGCCCTTGCTCACTTCCCACCCCCATCACCTCGTCCCTTTCTTCGAGTTCCAGCTGTATGGAAGCAACCCGAGGCCCGACCTCGACGGCCTGGCGGAGCCGAGGCTCTTCTCGACGCACATCCCTTACGCATCCTTGGCGGAGTGCGCCAAGCAGTCGGACTGCCGGATCATATACATCTGCCGGAACCCATTGGACACCGTGGTTTCCTCTTGGCACTTCTACCTTGAGATGGCGCGGTCGCAGGACCAGCCGGAGTGGTCCCTGGAAGAGCAATTCGAGACGTATTGCCAAGGAAAAACATCGTTCGGGCCCTTTTGGGAACACATGGTGGGGTATTGGAAGGAGAGCTTGGAGAGGCCACACAAGGTGTTGTTCCTCAAGTATGAGGACTTGAAGGAAGACATTGTAGGACAGCTGAAGAAGGTGGCCGGGTTCGTGGGGCTTCCCTTCACCGAGGTGGAAGAGGAGGGAGGTGTGATCCAACAGATAGCCAAAATGTGTAGCCTGAAGACCCTCAAGGACCTGGAGGTCAACAAATCCGGCGAATTGCCGGCGATGATTATGAAGGTTGAGAAGAGAAGCTATTTCAGGAAAGGGGAGGTGGGCGATTGGGTCAACCATCTCACTCCTTCCATGGTGGATCGCCTCAGTAGCATCATGAAAGAGAAGATGAGCCCCTTTGGGTTACAGTTCAACACACGTTAA